One window of the Diospyros lotus cultivar Yz01 chromosome 12, ASM1463336v1, whole genome shotgun sequence genome contains the following:
- the LOC127787543 gene encoding uncharacterized protein LOC127787543, which yields MAFRPPAFHGGTDAAAAENWMISIEKHLRSIGCADDRRVQLSTFLFRGDAERWWETTRQRFAWVKEQKVYEFVQLVQGTNTVAQYKAEFTTLSRYTPDLVSTEAKKAAKFQRGLRANIRHTFGGALSVDYATVVQRAYTIEWDRNEWRATQAAKKGTSTSQGSSNNKKKKWTVGQGNKIENNPQCGQCGRKHGGSCLARKNVCSQYGQEGHRKKDCLRNQAALPAPEVTCFRCRQKGHIANRCTQSPQNRGQQVNQRPPVARGPRAPIPAVPVA from the exons ATGGCATTCAGACCACCAGCGTTCCATGGAGGCACAGATGCAGCAGCAGCGGAGAATTGGATGATATCGATAGAGAAGCATCTTCGATCTATTGGTTGTGCAGACGACCGACGAGTACAACTTAGCACATTCCTATTTAGAGgtgatgccgagagatggtgggagactacCCGCCAGAGGTTTG catgggtcaaggaacAGAAAGTTTATGAGTTCGTTCAATTGGTGCAAGGTACTAATACAGTGGCCCAGTATAAGGCAGAGTTTACAACCCTGTCTCGATATACTCCAGATTTGGTATCcactgaagcaaagaaggccgccaagttccagagaggattgcgtgcaaATATCCGACAtacttttggaggagctctgagtgtggattatgccacggtagtCCAGCGAGCGTATACTATTGAGTGGGACCGCAATGAGtggagagcaacacaagcagcTAAGAAGGGCACAAGTACATCTCAAGGTTCAtccaataataagaagaagaagtggacagtTGGACAAGGAAATAAGATAGAGAATAATCCACAATGTGGTCAGTGTGGAAGGAAGCACGGGGGATCGTGCCTAGCTAGGAAGAACGTATGTTCCCAGTATGGACAAGAAGGGCATAGGAAGAAAGATTGCCTGAGAAATCAAGCAGCACTCCCCGCACCAGAGGTGACTTGTTTCAGGTGCAGACAAAAAGGACACATAGCTAATCGGTGTACACAATCGCCCCAGAATAGAGGTCAGCAGGTGAATCAGAGGCCaccagtagctagagggccaaGAGCACCTATACCCGCAGTACCAGTAGCTTAG